One region of uncultured Methanolobus sp. genomic DNA includes:
- the ltrA gene encoding group II intron reverse transcriptase/maturase, producing MKGGKLMNAGYSTTPSGERLADNSIPKWEKIDWKTVENNVNKLQTRIVKAVRQKKWHLVKRLQYLLTNSFHAKLLAVKKVTQNRGKRTAGIDGEKWITSNSKLKAALELSGKNYKAKPLRRIYIEKPGKKKKRPLSIPTMSDRAMQALYALALNPIAETTADRISYGFRKYRSSQDAQAQLFVCLSKRNSAQWILEGDIKGCFDTINHEWLLNNVLMDKSILKQFLKAGYVYNRHLNPTKAGTAQGGLISPTLANITLDGMENAIASKYHTNKRGTINKNRYNPHKVNFVRYADDFIITADSEEVAKDIADTIRLFLKERGLELSREKTLITHIDNGFDFLGWNFRKYSGKLLIKPSNKSIENITRSISNVIKNGKALSQRSLIKKLNPIITGWSEYHRSAVAKETFSKLDFRLWNMLWTWAKRRHPNKSHQWIVNRYWHRIGSRNWVFSAEGLKLKIFSDTKIIRHPCIKMDKNPYVDKEYFKWRTNYLRKQKQVSLE from the coding sequence ATGAAAGGAGGCAAACTTATGAATGCAGGATACTCAACGACACCATCAGGTGAGAGGCTTGCAGACAATTCAATCCCGAAATGGGAGAAAATCGACTGGAAAACAGTCGAAAATAACGTTAATAAGCTGCAAACCCGGATTGTAAAAGCAGTTAGACAAAAGAAGTGGCATTTAGTTAAACGGCTACAATACTTGCTTACCAATTCTTTCCATGCCAAATTACTGGCAGTAAAGAAGGTAACACAAAACAGAGGTAAAAGAACAGCTGGAATCGATGGAGAAAAATGGATAACGTCCAACTCCAAGCTGAAAGCTGCTCTGGAACTGTCAGGTAAGAACTACAAGGCCAAACCATTAAGAAGAATCTATATTGAGAAGCCAGGGAAGAAGAAAAAACGACCATTGAGCATCCCTACAATGTCCGACAGAGCGATGCAGGCATTATATGCCCTAGCTCTAAACCCAATAGCAGAAACTACAGCAGACAGAATATCCTATGGATTTCGGAAATATCGAAGTTCACAGGATGCACAAGCTCAATTATTTGTATGCCTGAGTAAAAGAAACTCTGCTCAATGGATTCTGGAAGGGGACATAAAAGGCTGCTTCGATACCATAAATCATGAGTGGCTCCTGAATAATGTCCTTATGGATAAGTCAATATTAAAGCAATTCCTTAAAGCTGGCTATGTGTACAACAGGCATCTGAATCCCACCAAAGCAGGTACTGCGCAAGGTGGACTAATATCTCCAACTTTGGCTAATATCACTCTGGATGGTATGGAAAATGCAATAGCATCCAAATACCATACAAACAAGAGGGGAACTATCAATAAAAACAGATATAACCCACATAAAGTCAATTTTGTGAGATATGCAGACGATTTCATCATCACTGCCGATTCAGAGGAAGTAGCTAAAGATATTGCTGATACTATCAGACTATTCTTAAAGGAAAGAGGACTGGAACTATCTCGTGAGAAAACCCTTATTACTCATATAGACAATGGGTTTGATTTCCTGGGATGGAATTTTCGGAAATACAGCGGTAAACTCCTAATCAAACCCTCGAATAAATCTATTGAGAATATCACAAGAAGTATAAGTAACGTGATTAAGAACGGCAAGGCTTTGTCGCAACGTTCTCTCATTAAGAAACTCAACCCTATTATCACTGGATGGAGCGAATACCATCGCTCAGCAGTTGCTAAAGAGACGTTCAGTAAGCTTGATTTCAGATTATGGAATATGCTATGGACGTGGGCTAAAAGGCGACATCCGAACAAATCTCACCAATGGATAGTAAATCGATATTGGCATAGGATAGGGTCAAGGAACTGGGTATTCTCTGCAGAGGGGCTTAAACTTAAAATCTTCTCGGATACGAAGATAATAAGACATCCGTGTATAAAAATGGATAAGAACCCCTACGTAGACAAAGAATATTTCAAATGGAGAACAAACTATCTGAGAAAGCAGAAACAAGTGTCGTTGGAGTAA
- the istA gene encoding IS21 family transposase, producing MIQDLNSQGFNVSEISRQTGYDRKTVKKYLDLKTVPQAQKREGRGSKLDPYKPYILEKLNSGPYTASRLFREIKKMGFDGGYTIVKDYVREIRPKQAVPAVLRYETKPGVQSQVDWAEMASIEVGEKTSRIYCFNMILGYSRMRYIEFTLSMDTATLIQCHINAFQYFGGCTQEILYDNMKQVVIKRALKASNSQWNSQFEDFFKHYGFIPRLCRPYRPQTKGKIENTVGYVKRDLFLGINFVSMNDLNEQALKWLERVNSTVHGTTHEIPLDRFKIEELLPLNQHPYRMVRKEKRMVSRDCYVSYRGNKYSVPYRFAGRLSEVHIGEGKLQIYVDNEQLCEHEIIPGNSRVVRNKEHFAGLLSEILKQNSQCRKPPQTPVRMSDVEVEKRPLDVYDAFCEGGSA from the coding sequence GTGATACAAGACTTAAATTCGCAAGGCTTTAACGTAAGTGAGATATCCAGACAAACCGGTTATGACAGAAAAACAGTAAAGAAATACCTTGATCTGAAAACTGTGCCTCAGGCACAGAAACGTGAGGGAAGAGGCAGCAAACTTGATCCTTACAAACCTTACATTCTTGAGAAGCTCAATAGCGGACCTTATACTGCATCCCGATTATTTCGTGAAATAAAAAAAATGGGTTTTGATGGCGGTTATACAATTGTTAAGGATTATGTGAGAGAAATAAGGCCTAAACAGGCAGTACCTGCGGTACTGCGTTATGAGACAAAGCCAGGTGTTCAGTCTCAGGTAGATTGGGCAGAAATGGCATCAATAGAAGTTGGAGAAAAGACATCAAGAATCTACTGTTTCAACATGATACTGGGATATTCCAGGATGAGGTATATCGAATTCACCCTGAGCATGGATACTGCCACCCTCATTCAATGTCATATCAATGCTTTCCAATACTTCGGAGGATGTACACAGGAGATCCTCTATGACAACATGAAACAGGTTGTCATCAAAAGAGCTTTAAAGGCATCGAATTCACAATGGAACTCACAGTTTGAGGATTTCTTCAAGCACTATGGATTCATCCCACGATTATGCAGACCTTACAGACCTCAGACAAAAGGAAAGATTGAAAATACTGTTGGGTATGTAAAACGGGATCTGTTCCTTGGAATAAATTTTGTATCAATGAACGATCTGAATGAACAGGCTCTCAAATGGCTGGAAAGGGTCAATTCTACCGTACATGGGACTACCCATGAGATTCCACTGGATCGGTTCAAAATCGAGGAATTACTGCCTCTTAACCAACATCCTTACAGGATGGTCAGAAAAGAGAAGAGAATGGTTTCAAGAGACTGTTACGTTTCATATAGGGGGAACAAATATTCTGTTCCATATAGATTTGCAGGAAGATTATCTGAGGTACATATAGGAGAAGGGAAGTTACAGATCTATGTTGATAATGAACAGCTATGCGAACATGAGATCATTCCTGGAAATAGCAGAGTGGTCAGGAATAAAGAACACTTTGCTGGATTATTAAGTGAGATACTAAAACAGAATTCACAATGCAGGAAACCTCCTCAAACACCTGTCAGGATGTCTGATGTAGAGGTTGAGAAGAGACCTCTTGATGTTTATGATGCATTCTGTGAAGGGGGTTCAGCATGA
- the istB gene encoding IS21-like element helper ATPase IstB yields the protein MNPLIYDRLHSNLLYLKLNTVEQTLDNYLELAAKDGRTTMEVLDHLFEQERKHREAAAIGRRTKLAVFPIRKTLDEFDLDFQLSIDRAVIDDLATLRFVHNEENVVLLGPPGVGKTHLAIALGMETVKAGFSVYFINAGNLIERLKKANREGILEKKLREFTRYKLLIIDEMGYLPFDEEGAHCFFQLISKRYERSSTIFTSNKSYGQWGEIFQDNVIASAVLDRILHHCTTINIKGESYRLKDRRKVGLQIGKL from the coding sequence ATGAACCCTCTGATCTATGACAGATTACATAGTAACCTGTTGTATCTGAAATTGAATACTGTGGAGCAGACATTAGATAATTATCTGGAACTTGCTGCAAAGGATGGTAGAACAACAATGGAGGTTCTTGATCATCTTTTTGAGCAGGAAAGAAAACACAGGGAAGCTGCTGCAATTGGGAGAAGAACTAAACTTGCTGTGTTCCCGATAAGAAAAACACTGGATGAATTCGATCTAGATTTCCAGTTATCAATTGATAGAGCTGTTATCGATGATCTGGCTACTCTGAGATTTGTTCACAATGAAGAGAATGTTGTACTGCTTGGTCCTCCGGGAGTGGGAAAAACACATCTTGCAATTGCCCTTGGAATGGAAACTGTAAAAGCAGGTTTTTCTGTTTATTTCATCAATGCAGGAAACCTTATTGAGAGGTTGAAAAAGGCAAATAGGGAAGGAATTCTTGAGAAGAAGCTCAGGGAATTCACCCGATACAAGTTACTCATTATCGATGAAATGGGCTATCTCCCTTTTGATGAAGAGGGTGCTCATTGCTTCTTTCAATTGATATCCAAACGCTATGAAAGGAGTTCTACAATCTTTACTTCAAATAAATCATATGGTCAGTGGGGTGAGATATTCCAGGACAATGTGATTGCGTCTGCTGTTCTTGACAGGATATTACATCACTGTACTACGATCAATATCAAAGGTGAAAGTTACAGGCTAAAGGACAGGAGAAAAGTGGGATTGCAAATAGGGAAACTGTAA